actggcacccatatgggatcctgacacatgtaaggcaaggactgtaaCTGCTGGGCTACCGTGGCAGGCTCTAAAGTCACATTTCTGTCAAGGGTAAAGCAAGCCCTATAACTCAGACTGTGAGGACTAAAAGGAAGGTTCTTTCCAGCAGAGACATTACATGAGGGTGGGtgaacctaaagccttgggactgcacccatgtgggagacccggaaaaagctccaggctcctggctttggtgcagctccagccattgcggccacttggggagtgaatcatcagaaggaagatcttcctttccgtctctcctcctctctgtatatctgactttccaataaaaagaaataaatcttaaaaaaaaaaagaaatgtgacttAATGGTAGGAGTGTTGGAGGGAAAGGATTTAATCCCAAATGAGCCCCCTTTCTCCATAAAGACATAACTACTTTAGCAAGGGAATAACTTTCTCTCCCACAATTAGAGCTAAGGCTTAAAATGTAGCCTTGGGAAACACTCTTGTGTAAGAAATTCTATTGAAACGGAAAGGGGGAATCTACTTGGAACAGGGTGGTGACCTGCAGATGCGCAAAAGTGACAGGCTTCTGAAGATGGGCTTTCCTGTTATATGCTGCTCAaaagggaatgtgtgtgtgtgtgtatgtgtgttcggGGGCGGGGACAGGTGACAGAAAGAAGCTGGCTAGAAGTTTGAGGCTGATTCACTgtagaaaaaagcaaacaaaaaataaaacccacaaaaaccaaaCCACTGAATTCTGTTCAATCATCTGATGgctgttgcttttttatttttgctcaagGGAGCTGGTGTTGGATCAAGGTAGAGAGTGGTAAACCAGAAAGACCCAAGGGGCCCAGTACTTTGGGGACTGTCTTTCTGACTGCTAAAATAGATAAAAGACTGGCAGTTAATATGTGTCATTTAGAAGTGCCATCTGGTAGTGTGGAAGAACACTTCCCACAAGTCCTTCCAACAAGGCTTGAGGAGGGGCTGATTGAAATGTAGAATGTAAGCATCATCTTTCTAGTCCCTGAAGGCCAGATCCTGTTCTAACACCCTGATGCCCTGGTATTTGAGCACTGAAGATGTTTTGGTGATCCTTGCCTCGTGATTCTTGACACAAACATATAATGAATGTGTTAGAGCCCATTTTACTGATTCTATGGGTGGGCTCTGATGTgtataaaagtgaataaattgcAAATAACTTTTCTCAAAAGTGGATGTTTTCCATTAGATGGATCTGTGATCCAAAATGGGTTCTAAATCATAGCTTATTTAGAACTGATATGTATTAAAGTGAGAGAATAAAGAATTGGCATTGTACCACTGGAACCTAATACTTTGTTACTCCCTGGGGCATCTCCTGATGCAGATCCTGTCTTCGAGGACCTCTGGGGGGTGAGGCTTGCCTTATAAGCAGCAAGCTACTTTGCTTTCTTTATTGGATTACAAACAAGAGACATGCATTTCAGGCGGAGGAAGAATGATGCTCTGAGTGGCTGCAGgcagatggggtggggtgggggaagtcaCATATACTTCAGAAGCCCAGTCAGCAAAATGCCCCTGTTTTCGACTCCATTTGGGTCCAGAACTCTGAGGAGCTGTTATTTGCTcagcttttccttaaaaaattgaATCATTAAATTGTTTCAGTTCAGTTCCTCTTTCTTAACATATAAGATACTTTTTTATAAAAAggacttattttttttacaaggtagagttacacagagagaaggagagacagagagggaaatcttccatctgctggttcattcctcaaatggctgcaatggctggaggtgggtTATCCAAAGCtgcttccaggcttcccatgtgggtacagggcccaaggacttaagccatcctctgctctttttccagaccataagtaggaaactgcatcagaagtggagcaactgggacataaaccagcactgcaggaagaggattagcctggtatGTCACTTTGCTGGGCCCCATTTAAGGTAAAATTGTAAGATTAAtattggagctggcattgtggtatagtaggcatttcatatgggtgccaattcaagtctggGTTGCTTCACTCTTGATGTGctccttgcctgggaaagcagcagaaagcatGACTGCTTGTACCTTCtctccccatgggagacctggaaaaagcctctgcctcctgagtttggcctggcccggctTCACctgttatagtcatttggggactgaacgagtggataaaagatctctctgtctttatatctccccctctctctctgactacctctcaaatcaataaacagatctttaaaattgGTATTAATATAATCTCCAATGAAAACAGCAATCCATTGACTATGAGATGTCACAATATTTAGAATCCTAGTCTGGACACCTGAGGTTAAGCCTATTAGTATGGATACCTTCCTGCACTGGGGGAAAACCTAAGCCAGCTAAAGAGTTCAACCATAGCGGTTTCCTCAGGAAGTTCTTGGGGAGTGAGATCCTCAAGAATAATTTCCCTGTTGATGAAGCAATCAAAATCAAACAGGAGTAATAGCAACAACTTACAAACAGTGTGATTCTGTCCTAATTTCCCAGCACTCAAGCCAAAACAGCACAAAACCCCCACTCAGCACAAAGCTTTTGGATGCACCTTGCCTGAAGCCAACAACGACCCACTGAGGAGGCGATTCTCTGGGGGAAGCAGTCTGTGTCCTGGTGATTCAGACCTGGACACATGCGTGTGTAGTTGTCTGCACCTATGACCCAGTGATCTGGACCTAGATGGATACATCCACAGCTGCACATTCACCCAGTGATGCTGGGAAAGTACTCAGCTCCCATGACATCAGTTAGCCCTTTGTACCAGGGCTCTAATCTTTACAGAAAACAAGTAAAGAACACCCACACAATTCCCTCTACCTTCATCCCCAGAATACAGCCCCTACAAAAAGCTACCTTGTACAGTTTTTGGGTAACATACTGTCTTCAGAGACCATGCACACATGTAGACAAACACAAAAAAAAGTCAAGAGGAGAGGGTCTGTTCAGGGAGATTTCTTGGGGATATGCGGTGCATCTCATAGCACTGTAACAATCTCTTAGCTCTGTGTGTGCGTATGCAAAGGGTGAGGGGGAGGAATATAAGCACAAACGTTATTCTGATTTTGGCAGATGGAAGTGAgaggtgcaggtgtgtgtgtggatgaCAGGGTAAGAATGACGAAGCCACACAGGAAGGAGTCCTGGACCACGGGTTCTGCTGGTTAAAAGGGGGCTCTGGGTACTTGATCACTTTCTCCTGTTTCCATGTTACTTGCTAACCCAGTCTTCCACAGCATGTGTTGCATGCAGTCACCAGTTCTGTGGGAGGTGAAGTAGAATACTGAGGCACAATAAATTTAGGAAATAGCACATTAATAGATGCTTAACCATTTGCTGTATTGCAAAAGTTCTCCAAGCTTTTGATATGTAGTTTTTTTCTATATGGAGAGAATATAGTTAGTATACAAGGGTGAAACTCAAAATATTTAACAACTGTTACGGCACAGACTTCATCCAATCAGCCATAACCGGTGCTCCCTGTATCTTTGAGAATGAGCTCAGATCGAAAACCAGTTGTGTAGTATGCATTGTCTCCCAGAAGTTCTCCAGCATTCTTTATGTGGTATCTCAGAACAGGTGAGAAATTCTGTGGCAAATGCTAAAATCTCATCTTTCTAGAGATATTGCCAGGGCTCGTGTTTTGGCTGTTGGGGTGCAGAGGGACAAGCTTGGCAGTGACTCCTAGTAGCACCAGCTCACAGATTTGCCATAACTGCAACAGAAACACATTTCAAAAGGCAGATGTCCTTCTGTCCCAACAGCTCCTAGGACCTTGTCCCTGGTGGGTCAGTAGGTGTCTGTCCCGGTGATGCTTGCGGCCAAAGCTTTTCTCACAGCGTGGACACTGGAagggcttctccccagtgtgggtGAGCCAGTGTCTCACTAGGTGGTGCCTTCGGCCAAAGCTCTTCCCACATTCGGTGCACACATGGCATTTTGGCACCAGTGGAGCGCGCTGCTGTTTCCTAGCCCCAGGACTCTCACTGGCTTCCTGGTCCTTGCAGTAGTTTCCTTCTGTGTGTACTCTCTGGTGACTGGCCAGATGGGAATTGCATCTGAAATTCTTGCCACACTCAGAGTACCTGCTTGGCTTGTCGTGGAGGTGGGTTTTCTGGTGCCTTATTAGGTGGTGTCTTCTCCTGAAGCTCTTCTCACACTTGAGACAGCTGTAGGGCCTTTCTCCAGTGTGAGTCTGCTGGTGCCTAGCAAGATGGGAGCCCCACACAAACTGTTTCCCATACTGGGGGCATGTATGAAGTCTTAACAGGGAATCTACCCCTGTGCTACACAGTAGGTTTGAGAAGCTATCTTCCTGAAGGAAAGGTGGGCCCAGGAGCATTCTTCTGGAGCTCCTATGAGTGGAGTCCCAGCTGTCATCCTGTTTTGGGCTCCAAAGAATAGTATCTTCGGATACACTGGAGAACGTTCTGGGAGGATCTGCTTCTGTATCTGCCTCATGTTCACTTGCATCTCCTGTGGAAAAGGGAAAACACCAAATCTGAATGGGAGACCTAAGAGGACCCCAGGACCCAAGTCACAGCTGAGGTTGTGTGATGCCTTTCAGGGCACAGGCCTCTACCATAGGAGCCAAGAGAACATTCTTTGCTGTCATAAAAAGCAGTGcacactcctcaccatggtgttgaggattttcctgcacccctccaaaaaaatgttctgcaccttaattgtcgacaaatgtcttgttagagttgcaagccagtctagattgtcctaaaatctgccaagatcagtaaaattatacttcaacacaacaaatggctaaatactaaaatgaaatagacacgagacagctgaatggtaccttatagccattttaaggtatatagcagccggtcctgtatataaactaaaatagaaatgtcaatgagctaatcataagttgtggttaagaacttgctttttttttttttttttttttaacatactggttactcaaaaccatgtcaattccataatgttgcaaattgctgttgatgttatattgggattcttaattgactgggatgatattctaccagctctaacttcggaccagaaatggtctccccaagaaactgttcaacccatctggacaataagtagctggactctatgcttggtatacgtttgcaaggaaagaatcgtgattgaatttgaactgtaatactgcatcaaggtggaggaatccaccgggtgtggggaggggtggggggattcccagagcctatgaaactgtcacataatgcaaaataattaataaaaaaaaatgaaaccaaaagaaGATACcccaaaaatcaataaaatggagaactggtaaaaaaaaaaaaaagcagtgctgggcccggcggcgtggcctagcggctaaagtcctccccttgaacgcgctgggatcccatatggacgccggttctaatcccggcagctccacttcccctccagctccctgcttgtggcctggggaagcagtcgaggatggcccagtgctttgggaccctacacccatgtgggagacctggaggaggttcctggctcctggcttcagattggcacagcactggccattgcgctcacttggggagtgaatcatcagacagaagatcttcctctctgtctctcctcctctctgtatatctgactttccaataaaaataaatcttaaaaaaaaaaaaagcagtgcagTAGATATTGAGGCTTAGGAGAAAAATTGCCCCAGTTTGGGTTCCTGCTTTCCCATTTAGCTTTGTTAAGCCTTCACTGCCATAAACAGGAGTGACAGCACCCCTCTTTCAACATTTCTATGAGACGGCTAGCAGAATTCTTACACACAGTAAGCACTTGGTAAATGGCATGTGCTAATATCAATATTCACTGATTGCCATTACTTATTATGTATTACTATTAATCATCATCTTCCTGCCTAAGTCATCACTGGTGAGTGCCCCTCCACCCCCATATCAGCAATACCGGAGCCATTGTGGAAGGCAGTCTCTGATGGCTGGGAGTTTGAACCACCACCGCAACATCACTGATCAAACGACAGCTAACACTGACTGAGACCTTGGCAGGTGCTGAGCCCTGTTTTGCTGTTCTCATCTGTTAACATATTTAATCCACACAATAATTCAAAGAAGAGGAAACCGAAAAGAGTTAATTACTTTTTCAAGGTGCCATGGGTATGTTTCAGAAGTCAGGCGCACAAAGGTTGCAGTACCTTCCCTCCAAACCATTCTGTGCCACTACCTtgcttttgaagaaaactatTTCTGGTCCTTTGGACTCTACCTCCCTAAGCAGAGGAGGAATTAGAGCAGCGTATAATGATGACAGCTTAAGAGAGGTGAAGGCAGTGACTCCAAGTCTGTTCTGGGTCCTTACCTGTGTATGTGACCCTCACaatgtctctctcctctgtgtcctGGGGGTCAGGGAACCCTGGTTGTCCCCCTCCTCCTACTGGAGAAAGCATGTCCAGTTTGGGAATTGGAAATTCTGTTCATGGGAAAGAAAATTGAGATGTTAATTAGCTGAGAAATTTATGTGTCTAAAAAAGCCATTTCCTAGATTATTCCTTGGAACTCTAGCTTCTTCATCTGCCCTATTTCTGCTCAGTCCCTCTTGGTCCTAGATGTTCACAGCTGCCTTCCTCATGTTTATTCTCTTCCACTCAGATTCTTGCAGGTCAGCTGTCCTTCCCGGGCCTTCTGCACATTACTTCTACTACAAGTGATCAATGTTCTGTTTCCCATCTTCCAGATGGTTCCAGATTTCCAAGAACTCAGTTTCAGATGCTCCTGTTTATGCTTTGTAAGAACTTTCCAATTCCCAACCAAGCAGAGTCTCAAATTTTTTACTTCACAAATCAGTATTacttgctgtttgtttttaaaataacaccTCATTTTGTTCTCTGGGGCTTAactctacttttctttcttgggtGAATTCCTAGACAGATCCCTGGATAGATAAGGTCCAAGAACTCTGAATCAGGTGGCTCTGTTCTGAGTGGCTGAATCATCTGTGGCTGGGGAATGGCATGCTTACGCAGGGAGACCACTATCCCACAGTTTTCCTGCATAATGTATTCTCCATAGAATTCTGTCTGAGAGGGGTCCAGGCTCCGCCACTCCTCCTGAGAAAAGCACAGAGACACATCCTTGATGGTTACCAGTCCCTGAAACAAAAATATAACATACTCTGTCAGTATCTGTTTCTTAAAACATGTGACCTCAGTGAGATGAAATGGCAAGGTTTGGGGGGTGGTTAGGAAAAGAATTTCCCagggtccctgggtccctgggtccctAGGTCAGACACGTTATTTTGGTAAGGTGAAGAGAGGAATGAAGGCACATGGCCAAGGACTGAGAGAGGTCTCTGTTGCCAGAAGAGTGTTCCAAGTGGGGCCACGAGAAGCCAGAAGCACCACAAACCCTGCCCTCCTTTTTCAGCCACTGCTGTCTACTGTGTCTCCTCAGTGGCCCCATCTTCTCTGTAGGAATTCCATACCAGACTATTGCCTCCATGTTTCACCTGACCTTTCCTGCCAGCACATGTTCTTTCCTCATCTTTGATGTCATCTGTGCTTAGAATTCCAGATCCTGGAGCCGCATGCCTCTTAACTGTGTCCATTACTAGCAATATGACCTTATATAAATGCTttaatctctctctgcctcaattTTTACTCTGTAAAATGGGATGGCTGATCACACAGGAGTGCTGTGAGAGCAGAGTTACAACACTGTTACCACTGCTGTGTTCTTGGACTGTCTTAGCTGGCCTTGAACCTCTTCATACCGGCCTTCTCCTTTTTTTATAATTCTGTTATCTGTCTAATCATTTCCTGTTTATGCTCTACACTTTCTTCAGACTCCTTTCTCCTAATCTTTGTAGATTTACTTCTTCAAGACGATAATTTGTCTCTGTCTATGGATAGCTTAGATGTCTATCAAAATCTACTAACTTCAAGGCATTCCCTCTTCTTGTTACATCTTCATTTAATTGAGAAGGGACAGAATCTGTTCAGTCATAAGAGGATCACACCACTGGTGTTACTGTGACAAATAAATCAATGGAATGATGTGAAAGCTGTAGAAGCAACAGGGATGAGGCCTGGGCAGAGGCTGAGGGGAACTACAGCCCACCTGTGATCCAGCTGCAAGAAGTGCAGTGGCCATCTCCCAGTCTCCGGCGCTCCCTTCCTGGGTACTTGCAGGAACCCAGGGAGCAGACTGAgctggtgggaggggagagaggaaccATTAGAGATGAGTCGTGATTATTGATGCTTTTCCAAGAAGACCCTGGGCCCCTTTTAGTGGGGCTTAAGGGTATTATCTTCTATACTTATGCTCATTGGTAAAACTCAATGCATAGACTTCACttaaattgtctttttttaaatataagactGATGACTGTTTTGTcctttggaagatttatttatttagatttatttatttttttattgcaaagtcatatacatatatatattatatatatatatatatatgtaatatatatatgtagggggggcgagagagaggagagaccgagaggaagattttcagtccaatgattcactccccaagtgaccacaacgaccagagctgtgctgatctgaagccaggagccaagagctcttccaggtctcccatgtgggtgcagagtcctaaggctttgggccgtcctcgactgctttcccaggccacaagcagggagctggatggaaagtagggctgccgggattagaacaggcacccatatgggatcccagcgcgttcaaggcaaggactttagccgctagaccgcTGCCCCGGGCCCAAAAGGTcttttttaaaggtagattttAGACTAGCTGTggtttgcatttttattcttcaaagtGCACCTTACATGTTGTGTTCTTCAGCAGTGAACGATGTTGGTATcactccatcatctaccacactCAGTGCCACTAATTAAATATTGCCACGTGGCAGGAGTATTTATGCAAGACACAGAAGGAGCACAGTTACATGTACTTGGACCTAGAGCTCAGGACTAATGGACTGGTCCTGGTGTTGGCAACATTGTTTGGCCCATGGCTATTCAGGGGTTTCAGCTCTGTGTTTTGCAGAAAGATGAACCCACGTGATCCCTGGGCTCTCACCCTTCTCTTGGAGAGACTGTGGTTCCTCTTCCAGTCCACAGTACAAGTGCTCCAGTGGCCCTGCTGCTGTCCTCCGTGGCCCCTCTTCCTGGCTTCCCCTTTCTGCAGGGGGCCGTGCTCTATCCAGCTGTACATTTGTTGACTCCCATCCTGTCCTGAGTGCTGCAGTCTGTTCTGAAAGCATCATGACCATAAGCCTAAACTGCGACCTGGAACAAAGTTGTATCAGTTATGCCCATAAAAAATGGAAGAGTGGTAATACTCCTAAGGAAATTATGGTGAACAGTCCCAGGCATAAGTTGAAACTGGATAGGAGGAGCTTTAtggaaaatgaactttaaaattttgatgtGTTTCAGTAACTGAGTATGAGGAAAGCTTCTTGGAAGAATGAAGAATTGTCTGGTACTATAAGGAAAAGTCATTAATTACTACCTGGGGGGACCTCCTGGTAGAAACACACTATCCCTGGTGACTGAGCAATCTTGGAAATTCAAAAGTTTTAGTCCCAACCACTGAAAGTACAGGAAAATGGGCCACCTGGAGACCCGCAGGAGGGGTGGCACAGAAGTGCATCCGATGGGGTGAGTCCATATATGAGATGATTACTGCAGCCAGGGATACACTGATGTCATGGCTCTCCAGAGGCTGAACTAAATGGTGTCTTAGAACAAGCATTGAGAAGGATCTGTCACTATCATGTATAAAATGAAACTAGTGATAAATATGGTAAAAATACCAATAACTTGGAAAATGGGTATAAGGCTTCAAAGCAGCCATAATAAATACAAGAAACAATTGGTGAGTGAGGAGCTGATGTCTAATTGACACAAAGTACTAAAGAGAAGAAAGGGTCTGGGCTGCAGgtaggaagaggggctgctgtgCTGCTAACATGACCCTGGGGCAGACCAACAGCCCTGTGGTTTGGGAATGGAGACTTGTGTACAGCAGGAACCAGTCAGCTCTCATTAGAGAAATACAGTCAGTTTTCAGGAAGGGTATGAAGAAGCCAGTGTGTCTATCAGAAGAAATGACAACCAAGAGAGGGATTGGAACAACAGTCAATGGAAAATAGTGATCTTAGCTTTCTCTTGGTTACAGAACACTATTGAGTATTGCCAAACAGTAAAGGGAGGTATTTTCTATCTTAATGTAGAACACACAGAAGAAACGACTTTTGACACAATGAGATGAGATTATTTCTTGATACTCCTGCTGTATGCCAGATCAGGTTGTTTGTACATCTTGAGAGCAGGACAGACCCCATTAGTGCTCCAACAGGGGCCTTGCTGCTCCGTGGCAGAAGTCTGTTGGCTACATATTGTGATTGTCAATCCACATTCAAGCACTCTGGGCTAGTGAAAGACTTCCCAACACCCTGGTAATTAGCTCTGCTCACTCACCTTCACTATGTTTGCAAGAACCCCGAGAGCCAGGGTAGGTAATGACAGATGACAAACTGTTAATCTTTTTGCCTATTTGACACAGGAGGTAGGTGATAATTGAAGTCAgtgcacagaaagaaagaaggctCCTTTCCTCTCACAAGTTCAGAGATAGCTTAGGTTCTTACAGTTGCTTCTTGGGCCGATTCCAGCTTTTCACACAATCATCATGTGAATGAAAAATAAGGGAAACTTTCATTGTATTTCTTGTCTCTGAATTTCAATCCCTGTATTGTCTTCACTTTTAACACAAAGGGCATCAATTGCCTGCTCTCCACCCTAAGACTTCCTTGTTCTTTTGGACAGCTTTGCCCTCCACAGGGCATTCCCTTTAGTTATACGTCTGGACATCTGCCTCTTCACTTGTCGTCCCACCAGAGCTAGCTGAGGCCTCCACAGGAAGCCTCTGTGCACAGAGCCCACTGAGCTGGCCGTGAACATGTTAGGACCAGTGTGATAGACCCCCTGGAAGTAAAGGGACTCTACTTGCACTTCCTGGATACTTGGTGACACTTGCAGCCTCAACCTTGCTTTTGGTCCAGGATGGTCGTGTGCCTATTCAGTGGGTTCTGGGACTATGgttttccccctttccctcaACCATCGGTCCTGCAGCAGGACGTTTTTGCAGAGAGTGCTCTAGGACAGATAAAGGGCTGTTGCATCAAAATGAGGAACCCAAGAGCACACAGACTACAACACTCTGCAGGTGCGCTGAGAATCCTGCCTCGGTGCAGGTGGGTTATTGGCGTTAGTAGTCTACTCAAGGGTAAAGACTTCCCCCTGCCCATTCTCAGAACCCGGGAGGAGTCGGACTGCGGATCTTTGGACAAGGCTGAGCGAGGCCAGAAGGCAGGTTTAAGGGAAAGGAGGGGGCACCGTGGGGCGTCGTGCGCGGTGACTTCTGAGGGAGCTGGTGGGCCCGCGATGTGGGCGATGTGGACCGAGACCGGGCAAGGGGCGGGGCGGGCCATCCTTGGGAAGGCCGCGTCCACCTGCTTGGGCCCCAGAGGGACCTGAGCACCCTCCCATCGCGACTACCGTCCCTCTCTAGGCCCGGCCCCACTCACCCCGGGGTCGGCCTGGCCGTCGGCCCGGTGCCTCCCTCCTGGGCGCCCTCTGCGCCCTCCGTCCTCCGCTGGCGGCTGGCGCTGGAACGGGTGGGTGGTCGGCGGAGCCAGCCACGGGCGGGGCGGCCACAGGAAATCTCCGCCTGCTTCCGGGGCTCAGCGGCCGCGATGGCTGCAGTGGTGGTGCGAGGCAGGAGGTCTGGCGCTGGTCAGGCTCCTGCGCCCCTGAGTGGACGTGGGTTGCGTGCCTCGGCTTCTTGGCTGATCAGCGTACGGCCTTGCACCCCGCGCTCCGGGCTCTTCCCACCCAGGGCCACCATTGACCTGGGCTTCacagccacctgctcctgctctgggGAGCGCAGCTGCAAGGCGCAGCAGGCTACCTGGGAACGCCCCCCTTGGTATCTGCGGAGTGGGGATGGAGGGATTTCCTGAGAGCTGAGGGAGCTGGCGGGAGTGCAGATGAGTGTGTGCAACCTGCATGCCGGagacttaatttaaaaatgtaacatgCTAGATAAAGGTTAATATTGTTGATATTCTGCATAAAACATGCTAtcataatataaattaaaattgaaattaatGTTTACCCACTTTTACATTCTACTTcttccccccacttttttttttactatgtctactaataattttaaattacaaatgTGACCTGCATTGTGTTTATGTTGGATAGTATTGCTTTGAAGTGTTAAGATGGGTTTGACTGAAAAAGGGGTTAGAATGGCTTACAAAACATAGAATCAACGCATTGCTGTTAAAATCTGTAATCCTGCACCGGCATAAATGTGCGCTGGGATGGTGGAGCAACAGATTGGGCTTGCCTCCAGCCCCCATTGGCACTACTGAGAACCAATTTGGGTGTAGAACAGGtcaggctaggtcttgactctTGCTGAACtacgtgaaagctgtgtctgggcgtggACCAGGTATCGCTGGGCTGCAAgaaccaacaagaaccagaatgggtgtggccagtGAGCAAGGCCACTATTCTtgtcaggacaagaggtggacaaagtcatcCTGGACCAATGACCCActtgtgtgtgtgagcactgtCCCTGGGAGGAGACttaatggaggagcttggggaactgcttCACTGGGatgcagcccctgcaggtgagcgcaagaagcaaggcaaggagcagcccagacaacgccaggttacagtacccactggcatacatgtgggacaggtctggggacagaccagtctgggctagCACATAATACCCACtaacagatctgagaaccagtgCAGCAAGCAGGAGAAGCCAGAccgggccacaacaccagtcagttcacattaggaccaggacagcaatcaggctgggctgggataggctgcagcacccaccaacaggagctgaaacagggggcagactagatTAGGCCAGGCTGCACAATAGGCCTGCAGACActgaggtgaggcgagtcatgccagTCTGGCCCTAACGGGGGCCTGGTACAtgagtcccagggatgggggactaGGTGGATGTCAGGTTCCAgatccccagggatgggggatccggcgatgcttgggacacctgacccaggtacttggacttgcctgtaagaacatgtcctacttaatgaaaaggTGGAGTAGtgaacacaggccctgttgtaaaaggagaatatggcagcacatttggtgctgtagcagaaaaacagaactaaCCAGACAACTACCCCCAAACAAATGATGGCAGCAAAAAATTTCAGTGAATGGAACCAATGGACAtcgggagggtgacatcatcctcggattggtgaaatcggcagcattttaaaactatccaaaccacctggacagaagcCTCAGAATATGTCCACTTTGAGACTCTGGGTTGTATGATGAGGCAGTTTCTCATCCCTGTGTGGAAAGTCGTAAGTGGTTTTCCTCTTTGTTCCTCCCCTTCCCCCgggaacaacaggaagaaacagtaaatttggaagcagtgaattcacccaa
Above is a window of Ochotona princeps isolate mOchPri1 chromosome 27, mOchPri1.hap1, whole genome shotgun sequence DNA encoding:
- the ZNF641 gene encoding zinc finger protein 641 isoform X1; translation: MLSEQTAALRTGWESTNVQLDRARPPAERGSQEEGPRRTAAGPLEHLYCGLEEEPQSLQEKAQSAPWVPASTQEGSAGDWEMATALLAAGSQGLVTIKDVSLCFSQEEWRSLDPSQTEFYGEYIMQENCGIVVSLQFPIPKLDMLSPVGGGGQPGFPDPQDTEERDIVRVTYTGDASEHEADTEADPPRTFSSVSEDTILWSPKQDDSWDSTHRSSRRMLLGPPFLQEDSFSNLLCSTGVDSLLRLHTCPQYGKQFVWGSHLARHQQTHTGERPYSCLKCEKSFRRRHHLIRHQKTHLHDKPSRYSECGKNFRCNSHLASHQRVHTEGNYCKDQEASESPGARKQQRAPLVPKCHVCTECGKSFGRRHHLVRHWLTHTGEKPFQCPRCEKSFGRKHHRDRHLLTHQGQGPRSCWDRRTSAF
- the ZNF641 gene encoding zinc finger protein 641 isoform X2; translated protein: MLSEQTAALRTGWESTNVQLDRARPPAERGSQEEGPRRTAAGPLEHLYCGLEEEPQSLQEKAQSAPWVPASTQEGSAGDWEMATALLAAGSQEEWRSLDPSQTEFYGEYIMQENCGIVVSLQFPIPKLDMLSPVGGGGQPGFPDPQDTEERDIVRVTYTGDASEHEADTEADPPRTFSSVSEDTILWSPKQDDSWDSTHRSSRRMLLGPPFLQEDSFSNLLCSTGVDSLLRLHTCPQYGKQFVWGSHLARHQQTHTGERPYSCLKCEKSFRRRHHLIRHQKTHLHDKPSRYSECGKNFRCNSHLASHQRVHTEGNYCKDQEASESPGARKQQRAPLVPKCHVCTECGKSFGRRHHLVRHWLTHTGEKPFQCPRCEKSFGRKHHRDRHLLTHQGQGPRSCWDRRTSAF